Proteins from one Terriglobia bacterium genomic window:
- a CDS encoding PQQ-binding-like beta-propeller repeat protein, with product MERYKLERELGRGSTGAVHKAKDTLTLQTVAVKVFHDFPGVPVRELSIAYRVTHPYVCRIYTYQEEDGIKFLVMEYIDGCTLADRLREGPLSWNVAHAIAGELLDGLEAIHKMGSMHLDLKPANIMLTRDGHVKILDFGQARPIASEDFETGKAPGGTPSHRAPEQASGAPCDARADLFNFGLVLGEMLSGEHPRPPAPLELPAGVPGDVRSAIERCLEVDRKNRFNSAAECRSALGLALPQLQPSRGHTALLTASATALILLGLYFFSSVGAVYDRPFHREKPPLQKQAAKTIRRVAVLGFHNLGGDASLEPYTAGISETVATELAQITGLTVVDRGQVLVTVHDMKVPEFDLISAADAREIGKAMGVDALITGTLQKTGTDVRLIGRIVDPATGGLLRSPATVDGAFQDLFKLQGALARQLAALLHGTGAERSQNAPPDGHSIEAFQAFSSGVYYFEKDLAADALKAFDRTLSIDPQYPGANHYRGLALLKMNRLDDAADAFKRALPQSESDQTVTWSWDPMYSNPVHGIIRANDTASNHSQRDKFAPRRPTSLQRAAWGERNRKTTVLQFMDLVKRAGARVAVADENILLNTAAFGNDSLTIVPAIDAKAPAAPQKIGLYAFSNDGSLVWHTELGGFGDDVPRYAPIGGAVYVYSPALRRFDLLDGRTGGRLWSRENLAMDGVEAPWTAATKAYGDIFIFRSEGTYHAIRKSDGTDAWTVRVQSQKPSELLTDKGLVVFEPERRIFIVDLETGRTAGEIAMAQFADALRTSVGPKYLVSAMVQGNILYMMPENLDFCAIDLATARILWRAPLKRNVQHIRILGGRLYLGTAQGDIVVLDAASGAVIHTIPVAGKGVLLDHVGDDGLIVRSGKTLYSFTLDGIKKWEYPGVDMGPAVTFVDRAAVFYRSPPQISAVDTETGEQLWQYQSAGTPSVLAEAGRLFVLDDTGVKQYRTSGPSHAVAEMTTLTELARTYLAKHDLNQARVFAANASVLDPDYPPLVLLQARLSQAAGNTVASGQQLARYADLVGLDSKEGRRTIDDLKQNHGLLWVSRIGTDVAGDPVLIGNRLVSVGRKSAQDAEGVPLDRAIVALDPETGAIAWRFATERFTASIAVNGPRPYLYYAEGSQADLNSVFLYRVDAQSGERKQIAAWKGKQRIDQAWIAFSSGRLFVASVVPDINTHSVQVFVDAFDAASGAHAWTHNQTLKIGALDAGEPIRAFVASGNAVAYTVGQQTYPLRVADGSLQPAAAPASLTRPTTRQPELLWPASTTLIDGRRLFAFTPQGHAFALKLK from the coding sequence ATGGAAAGATACAAACTGGAACGCGAACTTGGCCGCGGAAGCACCGGCGCCGTCCATAAAGCCAAAGATACGCTCACACTTCAAACCGTTGCGGTGAAGGTGTTCCACGATTTCCCCGGCGTTCCGGTGCGCGAGCTGTCCATTGCATACCGGGTCACGCATCCGTACGTGTGCCGTATTTACACCTACCAGGAAGAGGACGGGATCAAATTCCTGGTTATGGAGTACATCGACGGGTGCACTCTCGCCGACCGCCTGCGGGAAGGGCCGCTTTCCTGGAACGTGGCGCACGCTATAGCCGGCGAACTCCTCGATGGCCTCGAAGCCATCCATAAGATGGGTTCCATGCACCTGGACCTGAAACCTGCAAACATCATGCTCACGCGCGACGGCCACGTGAAAATCCTCGATTTCGGGCAGGCCCGCCCGATAGCCTCCGAGGATTTCGAAACAGGAAAAGCGCCAGGAGGCACGCCTTCACATCGTGCTCCCGAGCAGGCTAGCGGCGCGCCATGCGATGCCCGCGCCGATCTCTTCAACTTCGGACTCGTTCTCGGCGAGATGTTGTCCGGCGAACACCCCAGGCCTCCCGCTCCGCTCGAACTTCCGGCCGGCGTTCCCGGCGATGTGAGATCCGCGATCGAACGCTGCCTCGAAGTCGATCGCAAAAACCGCTTCAACTCCGCCGCCGAATGCCGCAGCGCGTTAGGCCTCGCTTTGCCGCAGCTGCAACCATCCCGAGGCCACACCGCGCTTCTGACAGCGTCCGCCACTGCATTGATCCTGCTCGGCCTCTACTTCTTTTCCTCTGTAGGCGCGGTCTATGACCGCCCTTTTCATCGCGAAAAACCTCCCCTACAGAAGCAGGCTGCGAAAACGATCCGCCGCGTTGCGGTCCTCGGCTTCCACAACCTCGGCGGCGATGCCTCTCTCGAACCCTATACCGCCGGTATTTCGGAAACCGTCGCGACCGAGCTCGCACAGATCACCGGCCTCACCGTCGTCGACCGCGGCCAGGTCCTCGTCACTGTCCATGACATGAAGGTCCCGGAATTCGATCTGATTTCCGCCGCCGATGCCCGCGAGATCGGCAAAGCAATGGGCGTCGACGCCCTGATTACCGGAACTCTACAGAAGACCGGAACGGACGTGAGGCTCATCGGCCGCATCGTCGATCCTGCAACCGGCGGCCTGTTGCGTTCTCCGGCAACTGTCGACGGCGCATTCCAGGACCTCTTCAAACTTCAGGGCGCTCTCGCCAGACAGCTGGCCGCGCTCCTTCACGGTACGGGCGCCGAGCGATCTCAGAACGCGCCTCCCGACGGTCACAGCATCGAAGCATTTCAGGCCTTCTCGAGCGGCGTTTACTATTTTGAGAAGGATCTTGCCGCCGATGCCCTGAAGGCCTTTGACCGGACGCTCTCGATCGATCCGCAATATCCGGGGGCGAACCACTACCGCGGCCTCGCGCTCCTGAAGATGAACCGCCTCGACGATGCGGCCGACGCTTTCAAGCGGGCGCTTCCGCAATCCGAATCCGACCAGACCGTCACCTGGAGCTGGGATCCGATGTATTCGAACCCTGTCCACGGCATCATCCGGGCGAACGACACCGCGTCGAACCATTCGCAACGCGATAAGTTTGCGCCACGCCGGCCAACATCACTTCAGCGCGCCGCCTGGGGAGAACGCAACCGAAAGACAACCGTCCTTCAATTCATGGATCTGGTAAAACGCGCCGGCGCCCGTGTGGCAGTCGCGGATGAAAACATCCTTCTGAATACGGCAGCCTTCGGCAACGACAGCCTGACGATCGTGCCCGCGATCGACGCGAAGGCTCCTGCCGCTCCACAGAAGATCGGTTTATATGCGTTTTCGAACGACGGCAGCCTGGTCTGGCATACCGAACTCGGCGGCTTCGGTGACGACGTGCCGCGGTATGCGCCGATCGGCGGCGCGGTCTACGTCTATTCCCCGGCCTTGCGGCGCTTTGACCTGCTGGACGGCCGTACGGGCGGCCGTTTGTGGAGCCGGGAGAATCTCGCCATGGACGGCGTCGAGGCGCCGTGGACAGCGGCCACGAAAGCGTACGGCGACATTTTCATCTTCCGGTCGGAGGGCACGTATCACGCGATCCGGAAGTCCGACGGAACCGACGCCTGGACCGTGCGGGTTCAATCGCAGAAACCATCGGAATTGCTGACGGACAAAGGTCTGGTGGTCTTTGAGCCCGAGCGCCGGATCTTCATTGTCGATCTCGAAACCGGCAGGACCGCGGGCGAAATCGCCATGGCGCAATTCGCCGACGCCTTGCGGACGTCCGTGGGACCGAAGTACCTGGTCAGCGCGATGGTCCAGGGCAACATCCTTTATATGATGCCGGAAAACCTCGACTTCTGCGCGATCGACCTGGCTACGGCTCGCATTCTGTGGCGCGCGCCTTTGAAAAGGAACGTGCAGCACATTCGCATTCTCGGCGGCCGCCTTTACCTGGGAACCGCGCAAGGCGATATCGTGGTTCTCGATGCTGCATCGGGCGCAGTGATCCATACGATCCCGGTGGCCGGCAAGGGCGTGCTGCTCGATCATGTCGGCGATGACGGGCTGATCGTGCGGTCCGGGAAGACGCTCTATAGCTTCACGCTGGACGGAATCAAAAAGTGGGAATACCCCGGCGTCGACATGGGGCCCGCTGTAACGTTCGTGGACCGCGCCGCGGTTTTTTACAGGTCGCCGCCGCAGATTTCCGCGGTCGATACGGAAACCGGAGAACAGCTCTGGCAATACCAGAGCGCCGGAACGCCCTCGGTCCTGGCCGAAGCCGGACGGCTGTTCGTTCTCGATGACACGGGCGTGAAGCAGTACCGGACATCGGGGCCCTCACACGCCGTGGCCGAGATGACCACGCTGACCGAGTTGGCCCGGACGTATCTCGCCAAGCACGACTTGAATCAGGCGCGCGTGTTCGCGGCGAACGCGTCGGTGCTCGACCCCGATTACCCGCCGCTGGTGCTGCTGCAGGCTCGGCTCTCACAGGCAGCGGGCAATACCGTAGCGAGTGGACAGCAACTCGCACGCTACGCAGACCTCGTCGGCCTCGACTCGAAGGAGGGCCGGCGCACGATCGACGACCTGAAACAGAATCACGGATTGTTATGGGTCTCCAGGATCGGGACGGATGTGGCCGGCGATCCGGTTTTGATCGGCAACCGGCTGGTGAGCGTCGGCCGGAAGTCCGCGCAGGACGCAGAGGGCGTCCCGCTGGATCGCGCAATCGTGGCGCTGGATCCTGAAACCGGCGCCATCGCGTGGCGGTTCGCCACCGAACGCTTCACCGCGTCAATCGCCGTCAATGGACCGCGGCCTTATTTATATTATGCCGAGGGGAGTCAGGCCGACCTGAACAGCGTCTTTCTGTACCGCGTCGACGCGCAGAGCGGCGAGCGCAAACAGATCGCAGCGTGGAAAGGGAAGCAGCGCATCGATCAGGCCTGGATTGCTTTTTCCTCCGGCCGCCTCTTCGTTGCCAGCGTGGTGCCGGATATCAACACCCACTCCGTTCAGGTCTTCGTCGATGCCTTCGACGCAGCGTCCGGCGCGCACGCCTGGACTCACAACCAGACTCTGAAAATCGGCGCTCTCGACGCCGGCGAACCCATCCGCGCGTTTGTTGCAAGCGGCAACGCTGTCGCTTACACCGTCGGGCAGCAAACCTACCCGCTCCGCGTTGCGGATGGCTCGCTCCAGCCGGCTGCCGCGCCGGCTTCTTTAACCAGACCAACCACTCGCCAGCCGGAGCTCCTCTGGCCGGCTTCAACGACGTTAATCGATGGCCGCCGGCTCTTCGCCTTCACGCCGCAGGGCCACGCTTTCGCTTTAAAACTGAAGTGA
- a CDS encoding sigma 54-interacting transcriptional regulator: protein MGARLRAISGPLEGHEFPFLDKETTVGRGAENDIVLKDPTTSKAHFAFRREAGRLLFRYLDTRNGIRVDGEYCLSGEFHEGSRVECGITIFVVLVQDQVPKKLLTLMEGEISKNQDGETLRVDYSSIDDLTSYYRGGLQASLQTGPCLKAIQDPYELLSHLLVSILRIIPARRGAVLINGRHIGPEPPDFVLQVYREYDSGITERFPFNTRLVAEVQATRESRMPKTIVPPAICVPLLDGDLIKGVLYLEGVRGASAFEPEHLQWAEKLADTLVTGLRVSRQVETIRHERDVLKAAQESGPELIGESEAIQTVSERIEVAAASDIPVLISGETGTGKEVVARRIHAKSGRAGEPFVAVNCPAIPEPLFESEFYGHVKGSFTGATDSQDGKFKLADGGTLLLDEIGELKMEMQPKLLRVLQEFEFSPVGAKRIVKVDVRVIAATNVDLLEAIRNYRFRSDLYERLKDIIIVVPPLRERRDDIPLLLDYFLGRFGNSLGVTGIAPDALKAVLAYDWPGNVRDLRGMVRSGAAFAKAGGSTVIRLKDLPPALLEPRRAAAAAAAPAPPGVQKSAREIALEIARAEVARVYAETRNKAETARRTGYSERYVYRLLDGGNKER from the coding sequence ATGGGCGCCAGACTTAGAGCGATTTCAGGACCGCTGGAAGGACACGAGTTTCCATTCCTGGACAAAGAAACAACCGTCGGCAGAGGTGCGGAGAACGACATCGTACTGAAGGATCCCACGACCTCCAAGGCGCATTTTGCGTTCCGGCGCGAGGCCGGCAGGCTTCTCTTCCGCTACCTCGATACGCGGAACGGCATCCGGGTCGACGGCGAGTATTGCCTCAGCGGAGAATTTCACGAGGGCAGCCGGGTCGAATGCGGCATCACGATTTTTGTCGTCCTGGTTCAAGATCAAGTGCCGAAGAAACTTCTTACCTTGATGGAGGGCGAAATCTCGAAAAACCAGGACGGGGAAACACTGCGGGTGGATTACTCCTCGATCGATGACCTCACGTCGTATTACCGCGGCGGTCTGCAGGCATCGCTCCAGACCGGCCCCTGTTTGAAGGCCATTCAAGATCCGTACGAGCTGCTATCGCATCTGCTCGTTTCGATTCTCCGCATCATTCCCGCCAGGCGCGGAGCGGTCCTCATCAACGGCAGGCACATCGGTCCCGAGCCGCCCGATTTCGTTCTTCAGGTCTATCGCGAATACGATTCCGGCATCACGGAGCGGTTTCCTTTCAATACGCGGCTCGTGGCCGAAGTTCAAGCAACACGCGAATCGCGCATGCCGAAGACGATCGTTCCTCCTGCCATTTGCGTTCCTTTGTTGGATGGGGACCTGATCAAGGGCGTCCTTTATCTGGAAGGTGTCCGGGGCGCCAGCGCCTTCGAGCCGGAACATCTGCAATGGGCGGAGAAACTGGCGGATACCCTGGTCACGGGGCTCCGCGTGTCCCGGCAGGTCGAAACGATTCGTCATGAAAGGGATGTGCTGAAAGCAGCACAGGAGTCCGGCCCCGAACTCATCGGAGAAAGCGAGGCCATCCAGACGGTTTCCGAACGGATCGAGGTTGCGGCGGCTTCCGATATCCCGGTTCTGATCTCGGGCGAGACAGGGACCGGCAAGGAAGTCGTTGCCCGCCGCATTCATGCGAAGAGCGGCCGCGCCGGTGAACCCTTTGTCGCCGTCAACTGCCCGGCCATCCCCGAGCCCCTCTTCGAGAGCGAGTTCTACGGGCACGTCAAAGGTTCTTTCACCGGCGCGACGGACTCCCAGGACGGTAAGTTCAAGCTGGCGGACGGCGGGACCCTTCTGCTGGACGAGATCGGCGAACTCAAGATGGAGATGCAACCGAAACTGCTCCGCGTCCTGCAGGAGTTCGAATTCTCGCCGGTCGGCGCGAAACGAATCGTGAAAGTCGATGTCCGTGTGATCGCCGCCACGAATGTGGATCTGCTGGAGGCGATCCGCAATTACAGGTTTCGCAGTGATCTGTACGAGCGGCTGAAAGACATCATCATCGTCGTCCCGCCTTTGCGCGAGCGCCGCGACGACATCCCGCTGCTGCTCGATTATTTTCTGGGCCGCTTCGGGAACAGTCTGGGCGTTACGGGGATCGCGCCGGATGCGCTGAAAGCGGTACTGGCTTATGACTGGCCGGGCAACGTTCGCGACCTTCGCGGCATGGTCCGGTCCGGGGCCGCATTTGCGAAAGCCGGCGGATCGACGGTCATCCGGCTGAAGGATTTGCCGCCCGCGCTGCTGGAGCCCCGGCGGGCAGCTGCCGCAGCCGCAGCGCCTGCACCACCTGGCGTCCAGAAAAGCGCCCGCGAGATCGCGCTGGAAATTGCAAGGGCCGAAGTCGCGAGGGTCTACGCCGAAACGCGCAATAAAGCGGAAACGGCCAGACGCACGGGGTACAGCGAACGTTATGTGTACCGCCTTCTGGATGGTGGGAATAAGGAACGATAG